CATTAATTTTTTGTGACTACTTATTTAACAATTTTTTACTTGCTTTCATTAGATGATGTGTATGCAGCCATATTTTTAATTGTGTTTAGGAAGAGTAGGTGAACAGTTTCTTGAATACCTCTGATATTTTACAGCAATGAATGCTCTCCAGTATAAGTTAGGGAAAATAGGTTCGATATATCTATTATGGAGTCATGGTATTGGCGTGTTAGGTTTAATTTATGTCTGTGGATAGTTGGTGAACAGATATTCGGTCTTGTGCTTCAATTTGCAGCCATTGCATTCGTCACTGGTAGGCAGTAGATGGATTTGTTACTGGATAATGTTTATAGGAAGCTATCTTATTAGTAATTTGGCAGATAAGTTGGAGAAAGCAGGTCACCGAATGGTTAATCTTAACGCTTTTGTAATAAGATTGTCATAAAAATATGGTTATAAAGTGAAGGGGTCTTGTCTATGTCCGTATTCGCATGTTAACTTTTTGTCGATACTCTGCCATCCTTACATGTATCAGAGATGCTATTTTTACTAATTTGCATTACTTAGTTGATCAGCATTTTGTGTTGTATTAAAATTTAATGTTAACCTGGACCTCCATTTGCAGAAACATCACATAAAGAATCAAGGATCTCTGGTTGAAGAGGGCTGGTTGAAGAAGGCTGAGGAAGAGTATCAGAATAGACTGAGTGGAGATTCTAGTTAGCGGAAGAGAAGGCCCCTGATTCCACGAAGTCCAAGAAGAATATCGTGATCCCATAGTCTCAGAGAGTCCTGCAAGTTAGTGAAAGAGTAAAGGAGATCCTGTAGCGAATGAAGTCAAGATGCTGCTGAAGCTTGATGACAATTATGGAAACATTGGTCTATAAGCAGTACCTGGTAATGCTCTAAAGTGCCTTGAAGCAATTTTCTGCGTGTTGGGTTTTTCATTTACAGAATTTAGAAAAAGGCCTGGTTGTTATATAGAGGGTAGGCCATATAAGATTGGAGAAAATAGCCATGGAGTTTTCCACTATAGCATTGGTAGTTGCTGTCGTAGTGGCATATATGGCATGGTTCAAAACAATAGTAGGTCGTTTGAGAGGTCCCAAGGTGTGGCCTGTGGTGGGAAGCCTGCCAGGACTATTGCAAAATCGTGCTAGGATGCATGACTGGATTTCAGATAACCTTAGAGAAGTGGGAGGAACGTATCAGACCTGTATCTGTGCAATTCCCTTTCTTGCAAAGAAACAGGGGCTTGTTACTGTGACATGCAATTCAAAGAATCTGGAGCATATTCTCAAGACCAGGTTTGACAACTATCCCAAAGGCCCACAGTGGCAGGCAGCGTTCCATGACCTCTTGGGGGATGGCATATTCAACAGTGATGGAGAAACATGGTTAGTGCAGAGGAAGACTGCAGCATTAGAGTTTACCACAAGAACGCTAAGGAATGCCATGGCTAGGTGGGTCAACAGGTCAATCAGGGGTAGGCTGTGGCCAATTTTGGCAGAAGCTCATAAGCTCCATAAACCTGTTGATTTGCAAGACCTTTTGTTAAGGCTTACATTTGATAACATCTGTGGTCTAGCATTTGGCAAGGATCCAGAGACCCTGGCCCTAGGACTTCCTGTGAACCCCTTTGCCAATGCATTTGACAATGCCACTGAGGCCACTTTGCAGAGATTTATATTTCCAGAAGTACTATGGAAGCTTAACAAGATGATGGGTTTAGGCATGGAGCTTGATCTTAGGAAAAGTGTGGCACTGGTTGAGAAATACCTGTCTGATATCATTGCAGTGAGGAAAAAGGAATTGTCTGCTAAACCCCAAGGGTTGAAGGAAGGAGATCAACAACAACCACATGATGACTTGTTGTCAAGGTTTATAAGGAAGAAAGATGGAGATGGCAAGGCCTTCTCAGATTCATTTCTACGAAATGTTGCCCTGAATTTCATACTTGCTGGCAGGGATACGTCATCTGTTGCCCTGAGCTGGTTTTTCTGGTTGATCATGCAAAATCCCCGTGTTGAAGACAAGGTTATTGCTGAAATCTCTGAGGTTTTGACCCAGAGCAGGGGTACTGATACTTCAAAGTGGATCGAGGAGCCCCTGGTGTTTGAAGAGGTAGATCAGTTGGTGTACCTTAAAGCTGCACTCTCTGAAACCCTCAGGCTCTATCCTTCTGTTCCACAGGATTCCAAATATGTTCTAAACGATGATACCCTTCCTGATGGCACTTTTGTTCCTGGGGGTTCTACCATAACCTATTCAATTTATTCAGTGGGTAGGCTGGAATCCCTCTGGGGACCTGACTGCTATGAGTTCAAGCCAGAGAGGTGGATTCAGAATGGCAAGTTCGAACTCCCTGAGGATGCTTACAAGTTTGTTTCATTTAATGGGGGACCTAGGATTTGTTTGGGGAAAGACCTGGCCTATTTGCAGATGAAATCTATTGTTGCTGGAATTCTCCTGCGTCACCGCATATCACTGGTTCCTGACCATCCTGTGCAGCAGAAGATGTCACTTACTCTGTTCATGAAACATGGCCTCAAAGTGTATGTTGAACCAAGGATTCTCTCTACTTGATAAGGTGGGCAACTATGACACCAACAGTCCTGCAATTATATATATTACTCTTCTGATTGCTATGATGACAACCTAAGCAAGCTATATTGTTACAAATTTGCAACAATTAGAACTCCCACCCTCTTTAAAGATCATTAGAAATATTTCATATTTTTGTGTTCATGTTCACCATCTGCATTTCAGAGTTGTATGCAGATGTGTGCACATTTCACTTAGCATAATAATTATTTAAGATTATCAATGTGTATCAGAAATCTCCATAATAGAGAAGATAGCTCGTTATATTCAGAATTGAGAAGTTTGTAATTGATCAGGGTATCATCTTTACTGTAGAATCAGGCATTCCATGTGATTTTGCCATACAAAATGTTATATGTAAGCGTATAGAAATAAGAATTAAGTTTAATATAAATAGTATTGTGTTTCTTGGATTAAGTTAGTCATGGATTGCAGCTTGTAAATTAATATCCCCTCAACATGCTTTTTGGATATTCATGTTAAAAGACTTGACTTGTTTTCTCTAACGTAATAATCCTATATCAGCCATGAATCCCCACATATTCTAATATAAAGGAACTCCATCTGTTACTTGTACACTCCATATGATGGTAGGAACTCCATCTGTTACTTGTACACTCCATATGATGGTTCTTGTGTCCACTGCATATGAATCTAAATTTTTTACAAAGGACATGATAAGAAATTTGTGTTGGAAAGTTTTTCCTTGAATGAAGGTGTCTTTATTTGAAGGTCAATATCATGTAAGAATGCAAATTTTTCCGATATTAGAAATATAAGAGTAGATTAGTAGTATGTTGATTTAATGTtcaatatttttgatgatatagtatcaataattgtgactttaaagttgcaAGTATTGATCATGAGTATTCATAATTGATTAAAATGTTTTCCTTAGATCTAAAAACAGTGACAAATTATGTGACGTCATATTGGtgcaccaataaaacatgacttagtgcacaattGTAAGTCTTAACATTTTTGGGGTCTCTTTGAACACTTCAACAAAAAACATATTGATATGGCATCAAATTTGAAGACGTGGTCCTGAAGCCTTGATTAGAAGCAGAAGATTTACCAAATAAACTACTATACAAAATTGAATGTGATTTTAAATCATACACAAAATTATAAAAAACATGAAGTTCAGATACCCAACTACTAAATCCTCTCACCTAATCCAAGCAAATGAAAACAACTGTTTAATAAGTTTATATATAATAGCAGCAGATGACACCGAGTGCCACCCTCAATACAGTGACATAACTGGTCGTCAGCAATGAAAATCAAGTTCAAAACATATGGAACGCAAGCATTTGCAATTTGAAGTGACTATGACATAACTCAACTGAATTCAATGAGCAACAACTCTTTTTTCGCAAAGTTGATGCAAGACaggttatttatgaattatgattttGATTGGGTATTTGGTTGAATATAATAGGTTCCATATGATTTGACATTTGTTTAAGGTTGATTGGGTTATGGTTATCATATAAAAATGGTATTTTTGGAAGAATGGTTGATGAGCCCATTAAAAACTTTTTGACAGATTTTGATGCACATTAATTACTTATTTGGGTGTTTGCTTTTGGTTGTGTAAAATTGGTGCTCACAAAATACGGCTGATGAGACCTAATTTTCTTTCGAAATTAAGTGTGATAATTGCACCGaatcaagaaaatgaaagatatttACACAGAATATGTTGCCTGTCAATTGCACCACATCaataaaatgaaagatatttctaCAGAATATGACACCTGTCAATTGCAACGCatgaaatataggaaaaatttGGTACACAATTTAATGTCTGTTATTAACCATATAACAGCAGGAATATGATTGCTacgtataataataatataatggcATGAAAGTTGTAGGTGGTGTAAATCTGCATTGTTTTTTTAACTGAATAAAGCTAAGTAATCAGTAGAACAGTTTTAATTTGTAAATCTGCATTGTTGATATGGTGGATACAGGCAAAATTACCCACCATAAAAGTGTAGTTATATGATTTCCACAGTTACTATGCATAATTTCTGAAGTGTGTAAATTTATTTTTTCGATGTTTCGATTCAAATTCATATCTATCATCAGAAAGTAGAGAGTAAGAACGAGTAAGAACAGAGAAAAATAGAATCGCTATTACCCATTACAaaagtaatttatataatttattcaTTAGATCACATTTAGATACTGTTTGTATATGCTTACACCAAGGCTGAGTTTAGATTGAAAATAACAGCACTGAGTGAGAGATTGGATTTGATGGTTTCACAACATATAAACTTTAAAAATACCATGTATTTGTAAGACTACTCTCAtccaaatttattaa
This genomic stretch from Cryptomeria japonica chromosome 8, Sugi_1.0, whole genome shotgun sequence harbors:
- the LOC131064717 gene encoding cytochrome P450 86A22 — translated: MEFSTIALVVAVVVAYMAWFKTIVGRLRGPKVWPVVGSLPGLLQNRARMHDWISDNLREVGGTYQTCICAIPFLAKKQGLVTVTCNSKNLEHILKTRFDNYPKGPQWQAAFHDLLGDGIFNSDGETWLVQRKTAALEFTTRTLRNAMARWVNRSIRGRLWPILAEAHKLHKPVDLQDLLLRLTFDNICGLAFGKDPETLALGLPVNPFANAFDNATEATLQRFIFPEVLWKLNKMMGLGMELDLRKSVALVEKYLSDIIAVRKKELSAKPQGLKEGDQQQPHDDLLSRFIRKKDGDGKAFSDSFLRNVALNFILAGRDTSSVALSWFFWLIMQNPRVEDKVIAEISEVLTQSRGTDTSKWIEEPLVFEEVDQLVYLKAALSETLRLYPSVPQDSKYVLNDDTLPDGTFVPGGSTITYSIYSVGRLESLWGPDCYEFKPERWIQNGKFELPEDAYKFVSFNGGPRICLGKDLAYLQMKSIVAGILLRHRISLVPDHPVQQKMSLTLFMKHGLKVYVEPRILST